AACCAAATTTCATAACTTAAATCTATTAAAATGACAGGATCAGAAAATGCATTAAATTGGTTTGAAATATCCGTAAGCGATATCAAACGAGCAAAAACTTTTTACGAAACTATTTTCGGTATTGAAATGCCAACACAGGAAATGATGGGCATGCAAATGGCCTTTTTCCCGTCGGAGGATATGAACGGGAAAGTTTCCGGTTCATTGGTGCAAGGTGACATGCACAAACCGAGTGCTGATGGGGCAAAAATTTATTTGAATGGAAATCCCGATCTTAACATCGCTTTATCGAAAGTGGAAAGTGCAGGTGGCAAGGTGATAATGCCGAAAACACATATTGGAGAAGATATAGGTAATATGGCCTTTTTTATCGATTCTGAAGGAAATACTGTTGCTTTACATTCAAATAAATAAATTAAAATACATTATGAAAGAATTTTTATTAGTGTTCAGAAGAGACGCTTCTGTGAACGAACCCCCAATGTCGCCCGAACAAATTCAAACCATGATGAAACCCTGGCAGGATTGGATAGGAAGTATAGCAGCTCAAAATAAATTGGTGACTGCAGGAAACCGGTTAACACCTGATGGAGCTGTGATAAAACCGAATAATGTGATCACAAATGGGCCATTTGTGGAAATTAAAGAAGCGATTGGCAGATATACAATTATCAAATGTGAAACAATGGAAGAGGCAGTTGAATTATCTAAAAATTGCCCCATTTTATTTAATGGCGGAAGTGTTGAAGTGCGCACAATTGTACCAATGGATTAAGATGATCTCATAAACCTTCCGATTAATTTCGGAAGGTTTTTATTGTATGCAGGAACAAGAATTGATACCACATTTATTCCGGACGGAGTACAGAAAAATAATATCTGTACTTTGTAAGGTATTTGGATTTGAGTATATCGCTATTGCGGAAGATATTGTAAGTGAAACATTTTTATTGGCGGCGGAAACCTGGGGATTAAAAGGATTGCCACAAAATCCAACTGCATGGTTATATACTGTTGCAAAAAATAAAGCAAAAGATCTTTTAAAACACAACGATGTATTTAACAAAAAAATAGAGCCTGCTTTTAAAAGATCAACTTCATTGAGTGAAGAAACGGAGATCGATCTTTCAGGAAAAAATATCAACGACAGTCAATTGCAAATGATGTTTGCCATATGCAATTCTGCTATACCCACGGAGGCACAAATCGGGTTATCACTCAATATTCTTTGCGGATTTGGGGCGGAAGAAATTGCGGATGCATTTTTAAGCAACAAAGAAACGATCTATAAACGTTTATCAAGAGCAAAGGAAAAACTCAGATCTGAAAATATAAAAATAGAATTGCCGGCTCCATCAGAGATCAACGCGAGATTAGAGACTGTATTAACAACAATTTATTTATTATTTAGTGAAGGATATTATTCTACGTCACAAAATACAACATTGCGCAGGGACCTGTGTTTGGAGGCAATGCGATTAAATTTAATGTTGACGGAATTTGAAATTACCAATACTCCGGCTGCAAACGCTTTATTATCATTAATGTGTTTTCACTCTTCGCGTTTTGATGCAAGAACGAATTTAAACGGCGAACTTATTTTATATGAGGAGCAGGATGAAAATTTATGGAATAAAGAATTAATACTAAAGGGAGAATATTATTTGAACAGAGCCTCTACGGGAAAATTACTATCAAAGTATCATTTGGAAGCAGCAATTGCTTATTGGCACACAATTAAAAACGACAGCACCGAAAAATGGGAAAATATATTACAGCTTTATAACAGGTTATTACAAATAGAGTACTCTCCTATTGCTGCACTCAACAGAACCTTTGCATTATCAAAAGCAAATGGAAAACTACAGGCCATAGAGGAAGCTGAAAAACTTGATCTGAAAAACAACCATTTATATCATATGTTGCTAGGTAATTTATACATTGATATAAATAATGCGAAATCCGGAGAGCACTTTAAAACTGCCTTAGAGCTCGCAAAAACCACTTCGGATAAATCGTTTATTTTACAAACTATCAATAAACGCTCAGCAATTAATTAATGAGATCGTTACACCTACGTCTCCACCTCGGTTTCTTATAATATGAACATTTATCTAAAAAGCGACTGCGGCATAAGCTAATTGCTTCACCTAATTTTAATGCTTAAAGGCGCTGAGATCCTGGTTTCACAAAAATTCAGTAATATTGAGTTAGCAAATTTATAAACTCCATAAGAAAGACATTCTCCATATTATTTAAAATAATTACCGGTCTATTTCTGTGCCTTGTTATTTATTTGAATATCAGATTATATTCCGGGCCTCATCTGGAAAATAAGCCGGAAACTCTCGCAACCTCTATAAAACAACTAAACTATTTAGGAAATGAAATCCACAATAATGAACTAGGATATAGAATGCAGGAAATATTTCCCGAAGGATTTGTTTTTACGAATGTATTATATGGATTAAGTTGTGCGGAAATTGCAGCAAAAACAAATTTTGAAAACGAAGATCAAACTTACCAACTTGGTGAAGCGAGATTTGCCTTTGAAGAAATTAATTCCGAATATGCAAAACAAAATTTCATTAAATCAATGTCTCCGGAATATGGAATGTATTATATAGGGTGGAAAAATTTTCTTTTGGGGAAAATACTTGCCGCACAAAAAATTAAAGACAGTTCAGAGGTGGTTTTATTTAAATCTTATTGCAATTCAATTTCCGAAGCCATTAAAAATAATTTTTATCCGGCATCATATCCTACCTCCTCTTGGCCTGCAGATGCTGCTGTTGGCGTTGCCTCTTTAAAACAACATGATCTTCTTTTTGAACCTAAGTACGATTCGTTAATAAAAGATTGGGTGCAAAAAGTAAAATTAAATCTTGACAGTATTTCAGGATTAATTCCTCACGAAGTTGATGCAGCAAACGGAGAACCCATTGATGTTGCAAGAGGATCATCTATTTGTTTAACACTGATATTTCTTTCTGAAATTGATTCTGTATTCGCAAAAGAACAATTTGATCTGTTTTATGAAAAATTTACGATCACCAGATTTGGATTACCATTTATCAGAGAATATCCGAAAGGTACAAGAGGACATGCCGACATTGATTCCGGACCATTAATTCTGAAAGTAGGTTTCGCGGGCACAATAGTAGCCACAGGAACATTTATGAAATTTGGTGAAGTGGAGACAGCAAATAGAATTTCGGCTTGTATAGAAAGTATCGGTTTTCCAAAAACTGATGGAGATCAAAAAAAATATTTATCAGGAAAATTACCCATTGCGGATGCATTTATAGTATGGACCAGACTACAATCCTATGAAACTATTCGCAATAATTACACTTTTGGGAGTTTCCTTATGTTTCATATTTATAGTTTTTTGCTCCTGGTTTTTTTTATTGTATTATTTTATCGAAAAAGACTTTGGGATTTATTTACAACGAAACGGACCAGATATACTGCATCCAAACAAAAATAAGATACAGACAAATATCATAACTTTTTCACTATCAATTAATTATGTCCTATTTTTACAATAGGACATTAAATCCACTCCTATTAATTAATTCTGAACCTAAATCCCGGTTCATACGTAAAATATATAATGAACCTATGAGGTGATCTTGTAATGGACATTTTGTGTTTCGTCAATATTTAAACAAACAATTATGAATCACCATTTATTACCAATTTCAGAAATAGAGCAACTTTTTAACACAAGTGAAGCAGGTTTGAATACAGTTGCGGCCGAAAAACTCTTATTAGAATTTGGGAAAAATGAATTGGCTGCTAAGAAAAAGAAATCCACTATCGTGATTTTTTTAAGCCAATTTAAAGATGTAATGATCTTTATTTTATTGGCAGCAGCAGCAGTATCCATTTTTATTGGTGAGATGAATGACGCCTATGTAATTCTTATCATTGTGTTATTGAATGCCGTGATCGGTTTTATGCAGGAATACAAGGCAGAAAAAGCGATGGTGGCTTTAAAAAAGATGTCGGCGAGTTCAACAATTGTCAGGCGTGAAGGAAAAATATTTGAAATACCCAGTATTGATTTAGTGCCGGGCGATGTTGTATTAATGGAATCGGGGAATCTAGTTCCTGCAGACATGCGTTTGAGAGAATGTCACTCTTTGAAAATAGAAGAGGCTGCACTTACAGGAGAATCAATTGCGATCGATAAAATTACGGAGGAACTCACGGAAGAAAAATTATCGCTGGGCGACATTATCAACATGGCATTTAAAGGTACTATTGTTACCTATGGAAGAGGGGAAGGAATTGTAGTTGCCACAGGTATGCAAACAGAAATTGGAAGAATAGCAAAATTGTTAGATACAAAAGAACTTCAAACTCCTCTGCAAAAAAAATTAGCTGATTTCGGAAAAAAACTTTCCTTTATTGTTATTGCAATTTGTGTGGTGATGTTTGGGGTAGGATTATTGCGCGGTGAAGAACCCATTCAAATGTTGCTTACATCAATTTCGGTTGCTGTTGCTGCAATTCCGGAGGCATTGCCTGCCTTAATAATAATTGCTTTAGCTATTGGCGCTAAACGCCTTGTGCGCATCAATGCATTAATCCGCAAATTACCGGCGACAGAAACTTTAGGATCTGTAACCTATATCTGCACAGATAAAACCGGAACAATTACCCAAAATAAAATGACCGTTACAAACATTTGGCAAATGTCGGAAACCAGTTCTTTTAAAAATTTAAGTGCGGATGAATTACTTCTTATTGCGATGGAACTTAACCACGATGTAATGTTGGATGAAAATAATAATTTAAAAGGTGATCCTACAGAAATTGCATTGGTAGAATATTCACGAAGTAACAGAAATAATAAAATTGCATTCAATATTGATCAACCACGAGAACAAGAATTGCCATTTGATTCGGAACGCAAGCGCATGAGTGTAATTTATCCGTTTAATAATGCTTGGATGGTAATTACAAAAGGTGCCGTTGAGTCTATTCTAGAAATTTGCGATGAAAAAAATGCAGCTCAAATTAATACTGCAACGGCAGAATTTGCAAAAGAAGGCAAACGAATTTTAGCATATTCCTTTAGAGAATTACCTGATCTACCTGATTCTTTTTCTGTAGAGACCATTGAATGTAAAATGCATTTTTTAGGATTGGTTGCAATGATCGACCCGCCGCGTTTGGAATCAAAACAAGCAATAATTGATTGCAAAACGGCCGGTATCATTCCGGTGATGATAACCGGTGACCATCCTATTACCGCCAGGGTAATTGCAATGGAAAC
The genomic region above belongs to Bacteroidota bacterium and contains:
- a CDS encoding VOC family protein, coding for MTGSENALNWFEISVSDIKRAKTFYETIFGIEMPTQEMMGMQMAFFPSEDMNGKVSGSLVQGDMHKPSADGAKIYLNGNPDLNIALSKVESAGGKVIMPKTHIGEDIGNMAFFIDSEGNTVALHSNK
- a CDS encoding transcription initiation protein; translated protein: MKEFLLVFRRDASVNEPPMSPEQIQTMMKPWQDWIGSIAAQNKLVTAGNRLTPDGAVIKPNNVITNGPFVEIKEAIGRYTIIKCETMEEAVELSKNCPILFNGGSVEVRTIVPMD
- a CDS encoding RNA polymerase subunit sigma gives rise to the protein MQEQELIPHLFRTEYRKIISVLCKVFGFEYIAIAEDIVSETFLLAAETWGLKGLPQNPTAWLYTVAKNKAKDLLKHNDVFNKKIEPAFKRSTSLSEETEIDLSGKNINDSQLQMMFAICNSAIPTEAQIGLSLNILCGFGAEEIADAFLSNKETIYKRLSRAKEKLRSENIKIELPAPSEINARLETVLTTIYLLFSEGYYSTSQNTTLRRDLCLEAMRLNLMLTEFEITNTPAANALLSLMCFHSSRFDARTNLNGELILYEEQDENLWNKELILKGEYYLNRASTGKLLSKYHLEAAIAYWHTIKNDSTEKWENILQLYNRLLQIEYSPIAALNRTFALSKANGKLQAIEEAEKLDLKNNHLYHMLLGNLYIDINNAKSGEHFKTALELAKTTSDKSFILQTINKRSAIN
- a CDS encoding cation-translocating P-type ATPase gives rise to the protein MNHHLLPISEIEQLFNTSEAGLNTVAAEKLLLEFGKNELAAKKKKSTIVIFLSQFKDVMIFILLAAAAVSIFIGEMNDAYVILIIVLLNAVIGFMQEYKAEKAMVALKKMSASSTIVRREGKIFEIPSIDLVPGDVVLMESGNLVPADMRLRECHSLKIEEAALTGESIAIDKITEELTEEKLSLGDIINMAFKGTIVTYGRGEGIVVATGMQTEIGRIAKLLDTKELQTPLQKKLADFGKKLSFIVIAICVVMFGVGLLRGEEPIQMLLTSISVAVAAIPEALPALIIIALAIGAKRLVRINALIRKLPATETLGSVTYICTDKTGTITQNKMTVTNIWQMSETSSFKNLSADELLLIAMELNHDVMLDENNNLKGDPTEIALVEYSRSNRNNKIAFNIDQPREQELPFDSERKRMSVIYPFNNAWMVITKGAVESILEICDEKNAAQINTATAEFAKEGKRILAYSFRELPDLPDSFSVETIECKMHFLGLVAMIDPPRLESKQAIIDCKTAGIIPVMITGDHPITARVIAMETGIIGDAKDKIITGAELDALSDAEFEKEVENIRLYARVSPEQKLLIVKTLQKRSQIVAMTGDGVNDAPALRRADIGVAMGITGTDVSKEAADMILLDDNFATLIKAIKEGRRIYDNIRKFFKYILTSNGGEIWTLFLAPLIGLPLPLLPIHILYINLVTDGLPGLAFAAEPSEKDILNRKPRKPNESIFANGIGIHILWVGFFMGAICLATQAIAMHLENDKWQTMVFTVLCISQMGHAMAIRSNMESLFQQGVFGNKQLAAAVLLTLGLQMIVIYVPFMQDIFGTEALSLNELLICIAISSTVFWVVEFEKLLKRTKAKKINLPRK